GACTAGTCTTCATTCTTTTTTTATTTATAAGCCAAATATCATTTGGGCAAAATGAAGTACTGAACAGTATTAAATTGGCCATGAAGACTGGAAGTGCTAATGAATTAAGTAAATATTTTGACAGCAATATCGATCTGAAAATCATGGATAAAGCTAATTCCTACAGCTCTTCTCAAGCCAAATTAATTTTAAAAGATTTTTTTGATAGCCACCGTCCAGAATCATTTCATGTAGTACATGAAGGTAATT
This region of Flavobacteriales bacterium genomic DNA includes:
- a CDS encoding DUF4783 domain-containing protein encodes the protein MKRLVFILFLFISQISFGQNEVLNSIKLAMKTGSANELSKYFDSNIDLKIMDKANSYSSSQAKLILKDFFDSHRPESFHVVHEGNSANDIKYYIGTLKSKSSDFRVYIYLRGNKNKVTIQEISIEEEE